A genomic region of Oenanthe melanoleuca isolate GR-GAL-2019-014 chromosome 25, OMel1.0, whole genome shotgun sequence contains the following coding sequences:
- the LOC130263034 gene encoding MHC class II regulatory factor RFX1-like isoform X2: MATQPSYVTELTATTSQQQQPPPSAPPPAGTAPFGAELPGGSAPGAPPPAPPAPAPPAQQFIVVTVAEGLRPPEGAEGSPAPPAPPQPGPSPGAQQRSPAPSATAAPKPGTPQEVQQLPPVQHVFPTPVSYVEGGDGSYPAGAIRSGSFPFAETPLFGQNSGGYFEGAGGAAVQPSPPPPPPPASSQAPPASAPVPMYVAGGQILGSPPAPPPQSGTGTPGTPGGGTYVIQGGYMGGGGAAYAHTTRASPATVQWLLDNYETAEGVSLPRSALYCHYLLHCQGHKLEPVNAASFGKLIRSVFMGLRTRRLGTRGNSKYHYYGLRIKAGSPLLRLVEDQQHLAMRQQPFAQKQRLKPVQKMEGGVTNGVSSAPAPPGVPDISAQVQQYQQFLDASRTLPEFPEINVQGKGLPEGAGAEDLRTFQQLYREHCEAIVDVMINLQFSLVEMLWKSFWRCSGETEAQEEAERRLPRRRLLLLARHEPVLRWVRDCDHALYQGLVEILVPDVLRPIPSALTQAIRNFAKSLESWLGNAMVSMPEEMVRVKAAAAGAFAQTLRRYTSLNHLAQAARAVLQNTAQISQMLSDLNRVDFANVQEQAAWVCRCEARVVQRLEQDFKATLGQQHSLEQWAAWLDAVVGRVLRPHLGTPGLPRAAKLFLLKWSFYSSMVIRDLTLRSAASFGSFHLIRLLYDEYMYYLVEQRVARARGTCPIAVMGEFANLTSSLNSQDPDKDEEEEEEEESDEELPAELGLAGGEGPPDALEPPLEPPLEPPPAKLPRADPRGLFVQALPSS, encoded by the exons ATGGCGACCCAACCCTCCTACGTCACCGAGCTGACGGCGACGAcgtcacagcagcagcagccgccgcccTCGGCACCGCCCCCCGCCGGCACCGCCCCTTTCGGGGCGGAGCTGCCGGGAGGCTCCGCCCCCGGCGCGCCccccccggcgccccccgcgcccgcgccccccgcccaGCAGTTCATCGTGGTCACCGTGGCGG AGGGGCTGCGGCCCCCGGAGGGCGCCGAGGGCAGCCCcgccccccccgcgcccccccaGCCCGGGCCCAGCCCGGGGGCGCAGCAG cgctccccagcccccagcgCCACGGCCGCCCCCAAGCCCGGCACCCCGCAGGAG gtgcagcagctgcccccCGTGCAGCACGTGTTCCCCACCCCCGTGTCCTACGTGGAGGGGGGGGACGGCTCGTACCCCGCCGGCGCCAT CCGCTCGGGCTCGTTCCCGTTCGCCGAGACGCCGCTGTTCGGGCAGAACTCGGGGGGCTACTTCGAGGGGGCCGGGGGGGCTGCGGTGCAGCCCAGTCCCCCCCCGCCTCCCCCCCCGGCCAGCTCGCAGGCCCCCCCCGCCAGCGCCCCCGTGCCCATGTACGTGGCCGGGGGACAGATTTTGGGGagcccccccgccccccccccccagaGCGGCACCGGGACCCCCGGAACCCCCGGCGGGGGCACCTACGTCATCCAGGGGGGGTACATGGGGGGGGGCGGCGCCGCCTACGCTCACACCACCCGCGCCTCCCCCGCCACG GTGCAGTGGCTGCTGGACAACTACGAGACGGCCGAGGGGGTGAGCCTGCCCCGCAGCGCCCTGTACTGCCACTAcctgctgcactgccagggccacAAGCTGGAGCCCGTCAACGCCGCCTCCTTCGGGAAGCTCATCCGCTCCGTGTTCATGGGGCTGCGCACGCGGCGCCTCGGCACCAG GGGGAACTCCAAGTACCACTACTACGGGCTGCGCATCAAGGCGGGGTCGCCGCTGCTGCGGCTCGTGGAggaccagcagcacctggccaTGCGCCAGCAGCCCTTCGCCCAGAAACAGCG CCTCAAACCCGTGCAGAAGATGGAGGGGGGCGTCACCAACGGCGTGTCCTCAGCGCCGGCCCCTCCCGGCGTCCCCGACATCAGCGCCCAGGTGCAGCAGTACCAGCAGTTCCTGG ACGCCTCCCGCACGCTGCCGGAGTTCCCCGAGATCAACGTGCAGGGGAAGGGGCTCCCCGAGGGCGCGGGGGCCGAGGACCTGCGCACGTTCCAGCAGCTCTACCGGGAGCACTGCGAG GCCATCGTGGATGTGATGATCAATCTCCAGTTCTCGCTGGTGGAGATGCTTTGGAAAAGCTTCTGGCGCTGCAGCGGCGAGACTGAGGC gcaggaggaggcggAGCGGCGCCTGCCCcggcggcggctgctgctgctggcccggCACGAGCCCGTGCTGCGCTGGGTGCGCGACTGCGACCACGCCCTGTACCAGGGGCTGGTGGAGATCCTGGTGCCCGACGTGCTGCGCCCCATCCCCA GTGCCTTGACCCAGGCAATCCGGAACTTCGCCaagagcctggagagctggtTGGGGAACGCCATGGTCAGCATGCCCGAGGAGATGGTCCGAGTCAAG gcagcagcagccggcgCCTTCGCGCAGACCCTGCGGCGCTACACGTCCCTGAACCACCTGGCGCAGGCGGCGCGGGCCGTGCTGCAGAACACGGCCCAGATCAGCCAGATGCTCAGCGACCTCAACCGCGTCGACTTCGCCAACGTCCAG GAGCAGGCGGCCTGGGTGTGCCGCTGCGAGGCGCGGGTGGTGCAGCGCCTGGAGCAGGATTTCAAGGCCACgctggggcagcagcactcGCTGGAGCAGTGGGCGGCCTGGCTGGACGCCGTGGTGGGCCGGGTGCTGCGCCCGCACCTGGGCACGCCCGGGCTGCCCCGCGCCGCCAAGCTCTTCCTGCTCAAGTGGTCCTTCTACAG CTCGATGGTGATCCGGGACCTGACCCTGCGCAGCGCCGCCAGCTTCGGCTCCTTCCACCTGATCCGGCTGCTCTACGACGAGTACATGTATTACCTGGTGGAGCAGCGCGTGGCGCGGGCCCGCGGCACCTGCCCCATCGCCGTCATGGGCGAG TTTGCTAATCTAACCAGCTCCCTGAACTCGCAGGACCCTGACAAAG acgaggaggaggaggaggaagaggagagcgACGAGGAGCTGCCGgcggagctggggctggctgggggcGAGGGGCCCCCCGATGCCCTGGAGCCCCCCTTGGAGCCCCCCCTGGAGCCCCCCCCGGCCAAGCTGCCCCGCGCCGACCCCCGCGGGCTGTTCGTGCAGGCCCTGCCCTCCAGCTGa
- the LOC130263034 gene encoding MHC class II regulatory factor RFX1-like isoform X1, which translates to MATQPSYVTELTATTSQQQQPPPSAPPPAGTAPFGAELPGGSAPGAPPPAPPAPAPPAQQFIVVTVAAEGLRPPEGAEGSPAPPAPPQPGPSPGAQQRSPAPSATAAPKPGTPQEVQQLPPVQHVFPTPVSYVEGGDGSYPAGAIRSGSFPFAETPLFGQNSGGYFEGAGGAAVQPSPPPPPPPASSQAPPASAPVPMYVAGGQILGSPPAPPPQSGTGTPGTPGGGTYVIQGGYMGGGGAAYAHTTRASPATVQWLLDNYETAEGVSLPRSALYCHYLLHCQGHKLEPVNAASFGKLIRSVFMGLRTRRLGTRGNSKYHYYGLRIKAGSPLLRLVEDQQHLAMRQQPFAQKQRLKPVQKMEGGVTNGVSSAPAPPGVPDISAQVQQYQQFLDASRTLPEFPEINVQGKGLPEGAGAEDLRTFQQLYREHCEAIVDVMINLQFSLVEMLWKSFWRCSGETEAQEEAERRLPRRRLLLLARHEPVLRWVRDCDHALYQGLVEILVPDVLRPIPSALTQAIRNFAKSLESWLGNAMVSMPEEMVRVKAAAAGAFAQTLRRYTSLNHLAQAARAVLQNTAQISQMLSDLNRVDFANVQEQAAWVCRCEARVVQRLEQDFKATLGQQHSLEQWAAWLDAVVGRVLRPHLGTPGLPRAAKLFLLKWSFYSSMVIRDLTLRSAASFGSFHLIRLLYDEYMYYLVEQRVARARGTCPIAVMGEFANLTSSLNSQDPDKDEEEEEEEESDEELPAELGLAGGEGPPDALEPPLEPPLEPPPAKLPRADPRGLFVQALPSS; encoded by the exons ATGGCGACCCAACCCTCCTACGTCACCGAGCTGACGGCGACGAcgtcacagcagcagcagccgccgcccTCGGCACCGCCCCCCGCCGGCACCGCCCCTTTCGGGGCGGAGCTGCCGGGAGGCTCCGCCCCCGGCGCGCCccccccggcgccccccgcgcccgcgccccccgcccaGCAGTTCATCGTGGTCACCGTGGCGG CAGAGGGGCTGCGGCCCCCGGAGGGCGCCGAGGGCAGCCCcgccccccccgcgcccccccaGCCCGGGCCCAGCCCGGGGGCGCAGCAG cgctccccagcccccagcgCCACGGCCGCCCCCAAGCCCGGCACCCCGCAGGAG gtgcagcagctgcccccCGTGCAGCACGTGTTCCCCACCCCCGTGTCCTACGTGGAGGGGGGGGACGGCTCGTACCCCGCCGGCGCCAT CCGCTCGGGCTCGTTCCCGTTCGCCGAGACGCCGCTGTTCGGGCAGAACTCGGGGGGCTACTTCGAGGGGGCCGGGGGGGCTGCGGTGCAGCCCAGTCCCCCCCCGCCTCCCCCCCCGGCCAGCTCGCAGGCCCCCCCCGCCAGCGCCCCCGTGCCCATGTACGTGGCCGGGGGACAGATTTTGGGGagcccccccgccccccccccccagaGCGGCACCGGGACCCCCGGAACCCCCGGCGGGGGCACCTACGTCATCCAGGGGGGGTACATGGGGGGGGGCGGCGCCGCCTACGCTCACACCACCCGCGCCTCCCCCGCCACG GTGCAGTGGCTGCTGGACAACTACGAGACGGCCGAGGGGGTGAGCCTGCCCCGCAGCGCCCTGTACTGCCACTAcctgctgcactgccagggccacAAGCTGGAGCCCGTCAACGCCGCCTCCTTCGGGAAGCTCATCCGCTCCGTGTTCATGGGGCTGCGCACGCGGCGCCTCGGCACCAG GGGGAACTCCAAGTACCACTACTACGGGCTGCGCATCAAGGCGGGGTCGCCGCTGCTGCGGCTCGTGGAggaccagcagcacctggccaTGCGCCAGCAGCCCTTCGCCCAGAAACAGCG CCTCAAACCCGTGCAGAAGATGGAGGGGGGCGTCACCAACGGCGTGTCCTCAGCGCCGGCCCCTCCCGGCGTCCCCGACATCAGCGCCCAGGTGCAGCAGTACCAGCAGTTCCTGG ACGCCTCCCGCACGCTGCCGGAGTTCCCCGAGATCAACGTGCAGGGGAAGGGGCTCCCCGAGGGCGCGGGGGCCGAGGACCTGCGCACGTTCCAGCAGCTCTACCGGGAGCACTGCGAG GCCATCGTGGATGTGATGATCAATCTCCAGTTCTCGCTGGTGGAGATGCTTTGGAAAAGCTTCTGGCGCTGCAGCGGCGAGACTGAGGC gcaggaggaggcggAGCGGCGCCTGCCCcggcggcggctgctgctgctggcccggCACGAGCCCGTGCTGCGCTGGGTGCGCGACTGCGACCACGCCCTGTACCAGGGGCTGGTGGAGATCCTGGTGCCCGACGTGCTGCGCCCCATCCCCA GTGCCTTGACCCAGGCAATCCGGAACTTCGCCaagagcctggagagctggtTGGGGAACGCCATGGTCAGCATGCCCGAGGAGATGGTCCGAGTCAAG gcagcagcagccggcgCCTTCGCGCAGACCCTGCGGCGCTACACGTCCCTGAACCACCTGGCGCAGGCGGCGCGGGCCGTGCTGCAGAACACGGCCCAGATCAGCCAGATGCTCAGCGACCTCAACCGCGTCGACTTCGCCAACGTCCAG GAGCAGGCGGCCTGGGTGTGCCGCTGCGAGGCGCGGGTGGTGCAGCGCCTGGAGCAGGATTTCAAGGCCACgctggggcagcagcactcGCTGGAGCAGTGGGCGGCCTGGCTGGACGCCGTGGTGGGCCGGGTGCTGCGCCCGCACCTGGGCACGCCCGGGCTGCCCCGCGCCGCCAAGCTCTTCCTGCTCAAGTGGTCCTTCTACAG CTCGATGGTGATCCGGGACCTGACCCTGCGCAGCGCCGCCAGCTTCGGCTCCTTCCACCTGATCCGGCTGCTCTACGACGAGTACATGTATTACCTGGTGGAGCAGCGCGTGGCGCGGGCCCGCGGCACCTGCCCCATCGCCGTCATGGGCGAG TTTGCTAATCTAACCAGCTCCCTGAACTCGCAGGACCCTGACAAAG acgaggaggaggaggaggaagaggagagcgACGAGGAGCTGCCGgcggagctggggctggctgggggcGAGGGGCCCCCCGATGCCCTGGAGCCCCCCTTGGAGCCCCCCCTGGAGCCCCCCCCGGCCAAGCTGCCCCGCGCCGACCCCCGCGGGCTGTTCGTGCAGGCCCTGCCCTCCAGCTGa
- the ALKBH7 gene encoding alpha-ketoglutarate-dependent dioxygenase alkB homolog 7, mitochondrial produces MHRARGLCRAGVAAALGGSRALSAVPAAGSAGPGAGLGPEAEADPALLRASSPELARRLRGLALVRGGFVSEAEAAELLREVEPGLRRGRYQSDHWDRAITGYRETERGLRGGAGRALLLRVTPAFPARRPPRPSAHVLDLLPEGCVGPHVDSVKFCGCTIAGVSLLSPSVLRLQSLRDPQDWLELLLEPGSLYVLRGAARYDFTHEILPDEQSFFGGLRVPRGRRVALIFRNDPPETPPDPLSDLPAFIEDPQDPPPPK; encoded by the exons ATGCATCGCGCGCGCGGCCTGTGCCGGGCGGGGGTCGCCGCGGCCCTCGGGGGGTCCCGGGCGCTCTCGGCGGTTCCCGCCGCCGGTTCCGCCGGTCCCGGGGCAGGGTTGGGCCCCGAGGCCGAGGCGGACCCGGCGCTGCTCCGCGCCAGCAGCCCCGAGCTGgcgcggcggctccgcgggcTCGCGCTGGTCCGGGGCGGCTTCGTGAGCGAGGCGGAGGCGGCGGAGCTGCTGCGGGAGGtggagccggggctgcggcgggggCGGTACCAGAGCGACCACTGGGACCGG GCCATCACCGGTTACCGGGAGACCGAGCGCGGCctgcggggcggcgcggggcgggcgctgctGCTCCGGGTCACCCCCGCCttccccgcccgccgccccccaCGGCCCAGCGCCCACGTCCTGGACCTGCTGCCCGAGGGCTGCGTGGGGCCGCACGTGGACAGCGTTAAG TTCTGCGGCTGCACCATCGcgggggtgtcactgctgtcccccagcGTCCTGCGGCTCCAGAGCCTCCGGGACCCCCAGgactggctggagctgctgctggagccggGGTCCCTCTACGTGCTCCG GGGTGCTGCCAGGTACGACTTCACCCACGAGATCCTCCCGGACGAGCAATCGTTTTTTGGGGGGCTCCGGGTGCCGCGGGGGCGCCGGGTGGCCCTGATCTTCCGCAACGACCCCCCTG AGACTCCTCCGGACCCTCTCAGCGACCTCCCAGCGTTTATTGAGGACCCCCAGGACCCTCCACCCCCGAAATGA
- the CLPP gene encoding ATP-dependent Clp protease proteolytic subunit, mitochondrial, whose protein sequence is MGPGVARSLRWAWAGARRCLHSTVPARAPPLIPIVVEQTGRGERAYDIYSRLLRERIVCVMGPIDDSLASLVIAQLLFLQSESNKKPIHMYINSPGGSVTSGLAIYDTMQYVLTPVCTWCVGQAASMGSLLLAAGAPGMRHALPNARIMVHQPSGGARGQATDIAIQAEEILKLKRQINGLYAKHTGQPLPVIEAAMERDRYLSPVEAQEFGLLDQVLVHPPPRGEDEPRLVQKEPPSSPSAPPQVPPAC, encoded by the exons ATGGGGCCGGGGGTGGCG CGCTCCCTCCGCTGGGCCTGGGCCGGCGCCCGGCGCTGCCTGCACAGCACGGtccccgcccgcgcccccccGCTCATCCCCATCGTGGTGGAGCAGACG GGCCGGGGGGAACGAGCCTACGACATCTACTCGCGGCTGCTGCGGGAGCGCATCGTGTGCGTCATGGGGCCG aTCGATGACAGCCTGGCCAGCCTGGTGATCGcccagctgctgttcctgcagtcCGAGAGCAACAAGAAACCCATCCACATGTACATCAACAGCCCCg GGGGCTCGGTGACCTCGGGGCTGGCCATCTACGACACGATGCAGTACGTGCTGACCCCGGTGTGCACGTGGTGCGTGGGGCAGGCGGCCAGCATGGGCTCGCTGCTGCTGGCGGCCGGCGCGCCCGGCATGCGCCACGCGCTGCCCAACGCCCGCATCATGGTGCACCAGCCCTCGGGGGGGGCCCGG GGCCAGGCCACTGACATCGCCATCCAGGCCGAGGAGATCCTGAAGCTGAAGCGCCAGATCAACGGGCTCTACGCCAAACACACGGGGCAGCCACTGCCCGTCATCG AAGCCGCCATGGAGCGGGACCGGTACCTGAGCCCGGTGGAGGCGCAGGAGTTCGGGCTCCTGGACCAGGTGCTGGTGCATCCCCCGCCACGTGGGGAGGACGAGCCCCGGCTCGTGCAGAAGGAGCCCCCCAGCAGCCCGTCTGCGCCCCCCCAAGTGCCCCCAGCATGCTGA
- the GTF2F1 gene encoding LOW QUALITY PROTEIN: general transcription factor IIF subunit 1 (The sequence of the model RefSeq protein was modified relative to this genomic sequence to represent the inferred CDS: deleted 2 bases in 1 codon), translated as MAALGSSSQVVTEYVVRVPKNTPKRYNIMAFNSADRVTLSTWAQARMERDMSNKRIYAEEELPESGAGSEFHRKLREEARRKKYGIVLREFRAEDQPWLLRVNGKTGRKFRGVKKGGVTENASYYVFTQCPDGAFEAFPVRNWYNFTPLARHRTLTAEEAEEEWERRNKVLNHFSIMQQRRLRDQDEEEEDKDKGRKAPGKGGGLRIHDLEEDLELSSEESEGSEAEGEKAARPKAAGGGPKRKKRKGRKGSEDEALEDSDDGDFEGQEVDYMSDGSSSSGEEEAGKAKAPKEEEEGPKGIDEASESSEESEEEKAEEKEEEEEGKATPTPQEKKKKRESSDESQTSEESDIDSETSSALFMAKKKTPPKRERRASGSSSRGGSRPGTPTDSGGAGGTLRAAAARLEQGRRAAPGGSEPPPQKRLKAEPGPPSGKSTPQPHSGKSTPSSGEVQLTEEAVRRYLSRKPMTTKDLLKKFQTKRTGLSSDATVNALAQLLKRLDPERKLIADKMHFFLKE; from the exons ATGGCCGCGCTG ggcagcagctcccaggtggtCACCGAGTACGTGGTCAGGGTGCCCAA GAACACCCCAAAACGCTACAACATCATGGCCTTCAACAGCGCTGACAGAGTGACCCTGagcacctgggcacag GCGCGCATGGAGCGCGACATGAGCAACAAGCGCATCTACGCCGAGGAGGAGCTGCCCGAGTCGGGCGCCGGCAGCGAGTTCCACCGCAAGCTGCGCGAGGAGGCGCGCAGGAAGAAATACGGGATCGTGCTGCGGGAGTTCCGGGCCGAGgaccagccctggctgctcagggTCAACGGGAAAACCGGCAGGAA GTTCCGGGGGGTGAAGAAGGGCGGCGTGACAGAAAACGCCTCCTACTACGTGTTCACCCAGTGCCCCGACGGCGCCTTCGAGGCCTTTCCCGTCAGGAACTGGTACAACTTCACCCCCCTGGCCCGGCACCGCACGCTGACTGCCGAGGAGGCCGAGGAGGAGTGGGAGAG GAGGAACAAGGTGCTGAACCACTTCAGCATCATGCAGCAGCGGCGCCTGCGAGACcaggacgaggaggaggaggacaaggACAAGGGGAGGAAGGCCCCAGGCAAGGGTGGAGGGCTCCGGATCCACGACCTGGAGGAGGATCTGGAGCTCAGCTCCGAGGAAAGCGAGGGCAGCGAGGCTGAGG GGGAGAAGGCAGCGAGGCCGAAGGCTGCGGGGGGGGGC CccaagaggaagaagaggaagggcaggaagggctCAGAGGACGAGGCCCTGGAGGACAGTGACGACGGTGACTTCGAGGGCCAGGAGGTGGATTACATGTCTGACGGctccag cagctccgGTGAGGAAGAGGCCGGCAAAGCCAAAGCACccaaggaggaagaggaaggccCAAAAG GCATCGACGAGGCGAGCGAGAGCAGCGAGGAGAGCgaggaggagaaggcagaggagaaggaggaggaggaggagggaaaagcaaCCCCCACTCCccaggagaagaagaagaagagag AAAGCAGCGACGAGTCGCAGACCTCGGAGGAGAGCGACATCGACAGCGAGACGTCCTCGGCGCTGTTCATGGCG AAGAAGAAGACCCCCCCCAAGCGGGAGCGCAGGGcttcaggcagcagctccaggggggGCTCCCGGCCCGGGACCCCCACGGACtcggggggtgctggggggacCCTGcgggctgcagctgccaggctggagcaag GCCGCCGGGCAGCCCCGGGGGGGTCGGAGCCCCCTCCCCAGAAGAGGCTGAAGGCGGAGCCGGGGCCCCCATCTGGCAAATCCACACCCCAGCCCCACTCGGGGAAATCGACCCCGAGCAGCGG CGAGGTGCAGCTGACGGAGGAGGCCGTGCGCCGCTACCTGTCCCGCAAGCCCATGACCACCAAGGACCTGCTCAAGAAGTTCCAGACCAAGCGCACGGGGCTGAGCAGCGACGCCACCGTCAACGCGCTGGCGCAGCTGCTCAAGCGCCTGGACCCCGAGCGCAAGCTCATCGCCGACAAGATGCACTTCTTCCTCAAAGAGTAG
- the LOC130263034 gene encoding MHC class II regulatory factor RFX1-like isoform X3, producing the protein MATQPSYVTELTATTSQQQQPPPSAPPPAGTAPFGAELPGGSAPGAPPPAPPAPAPPAQQFIVVTVAAEGLRPPEGAEGSPAPPAPPQPGPSPGAQQVQQLPPVQHVFPTPVSYVEGGDGSYPAGAIRSGSFPFAETPLFGQNSGGYFEGAGGAAVQPSPPPPPPPASSQAPPASAPVPMYVAGGQILGSPPAPPPQSGTGTPGTPGGGTYVIQGGYMGGGGAAYAHTTRASPATVQWLLDNYETAEGVSLPRSALYCHYLLHCQGHKLEPVNAASFGKLIRSVFMGLRTRRLGTRGNSKYHYYGLRIKAGSPLLRLVEDQQHLAMRQQPFAQKQRLKPVQKMEGGVTNGVSSAPAPPGVPDISAQVQQYQQFLDASRTLPEFPEINVQGKGLPEGAGAEDLRTFQQLYREHCEAIVDVMINLQFSLVEMLWKSFWRCSGETEAQEEAERRLPRRRLLLLARHEPVLRWVRDCDHALYQGLVEILVPDVLRPIPSALTQAIRNFAKSLESWLGNAMVSMPEEMVRVKAAAAGAFAQTLRRYTSLNHLAQAARAVLQNTAQISQMLSDLNRVDFANVQEQAAWVCRCEARVVQRLEQDFKATLGQQHSLEQWAAWLDAVVGRVLRPHLGTPGLPRAAKLFLLKWSFYSSMVIRDLTLRSAASFGSFHLIRLLYDEYMYYLVEQRVARARGTCPIAVMGEFANLTSSLNSQDPDKDEEEEEEEESDEELPAELGLAGGEGPPDALEPPLEPPLEPPPAKLPRADPRGLFVQALPSS; encoded by the exons ATGGCGACCCAACCCTCCTACGTCACCGAGCTGACGGCGACGAcgtcacagcagcagcagccgccgcccTCGGCACCGCCCCCCGCCGGCACCGCCCCTTTCGGGGCGGAGCTGCCGGGAGGCTCCGCCCCCGGCGCGCCccccccggcgccccccgcgcccgcgccccccgcccaGCAGTTCATCGTGGTCACCGTGGCGG CAGAGGGGCTGCGGCCCCCGGAGGGCGCCGAGGGCAGCCCcgccccccccgcgcccccccaGCCCGGGCCCAGCCCGGGGGCGCAGCAG gtgcagcagctgcccccCGTGCAGCACGTGTTCCCCACCCCCGTGTCCTACGTGGAGGGGGGGGACGGCTCGTACCCCGCCGGCGCCAT CCGCTCGGGCTCGTTCCCGTTCGCCGAGACGCCGCTGTTCGGGCAGAACTCGGGGGGCTACTTCGAGGGGGCCGGGGGGGCTGCGGTGCAGCCCAGTCCCCCCCCGCCTCCCCCCCCGGCCAGCTCGCAGGCCCCCCCCGCCAGCGCCCCCGTGCCCATGTACGTGGCCGGGGGACAGATTTTGGGGagcccccccgccccccccccccagaGCGGCACCGGGACCCCCGGAACCCCCGGCGGGGGCACCTACGTCATCCAGGGGGGGTACATGGGGGGGGGCGGCGCCGCCTACGCTCACACCACCCGCGCCTCCCCCGCCACG GTGCAGTGGCTGCTGGACAACTACGAGACGGCCGAGGGGGTGAGCCTGCCCCGCAGCGCCCTGTACTGCCACTAcctgctgcactgccagggccacAAGCTGGAGCCCGTCAACGCCGCCTCCTTCGGGAAGCTCATCCGCTCCGTGTTCATGGGGCTGCGCACGCGGCGCCTCGGCACCAG GGGGAACTCCAAGTACCACTACTACGGGCTGCGCATCAAGGCGGGGTCGCCGCTGCTGCGGCTCGTGGAggaccagcagcacctggccaTGCGCCAGCAGCCCTTCGCCCAGAAACAGCG CCTCAAACCCGTGCAGAAGATGGAGGGGGGCGTCACCAACGGCGTGTCCTCAGCGCCGGCCCCTCCCGGCGTCCCCGACATCAGCGCCCAGGTGCAGCAGTACCAGCAGTTCCTGG ACGCCTCCCGCACGCTGCCGGAGTTCCCCGAGATCAACGTGCAGGGGAAGGGGCTCCCCGAGGGCGCGGGGGCCGAGGACCTGCGCACGTTCCAGCAGCTCTACCGGGAGCACTGCGAG GCCATCGTGGATGTGATGATCAATCTCCAGTTCTCGCTGGTGGAGATGCTTTGGAAAAGCTTCTGGCGCTGCAGCGGCGAGACTGAGGC gcaggaggaggcggAGCGGCGCCTGCCCcggcggcggctgctgctgctggcccggCACGAGCCCGTGCTGCGCTGGGTGCGCGACTGCGACCACGCCCTGTACCAGGGGCTGGTGGAGATCCTGGTGCCCGACGTGCTGCGCCCCATCCCCA GTGCCTTGACCCAGGCAATCCGGAACTTCGCCaagagcctggagagctggtTGGGGAACGCCATGGTCAGCATGCCCGAGGAGATGGTCCGAGTCAAG gcagcagcagccggcgCCTTCGCGCAGACCCTGCGGCGCTACACGTCCCTGAACCACCTGGCGCAGGCGGCGCGGGCCGTGCTGCAGAACACGGCCCAGATCAGCCAGATGCTCAGCGACCTCAACCGCGTCGACTTCGCCAACGTCCAG GAGCAGGCGGCCTGGGTGTGCCGCTGCGAGGCGCGGGTGGTGCAGCGCCTGGAGCAGGATTTCAAGGCCACgctggggcagcagcactcGCTGGAGCAGTGGGCGGCCTGGCTGGACGCCGTGGTGGGCCGGGTGCTGCGCCCGCACCTGGGCACGCCCGGGCTGCCCCGCGCCGCCAAGCTCTTCCTGCTCAAGTGGTCCTTCTACAG CTCGATGGTGATCCGGGACCTGACCCTGCGCAGCGCCGCCAGCTTCGGCTCCTTCCACCTGATCCGGCTGCTCTACGACGAGTACATGTATTACCTGGTGGAGCAGCGCGTGGCGCGGGCCCGCGGCACCTGCCCCATCGCCGTCATGGGCGAG TTTGCTAATCTAACCAGCTCCCTGAACTCGCAGGACCCTGACAAAG acgaggaggaggaggaggaagaggagagcgACGAGGAGCTGCCGgcggagctggggctggctgggggcGAGGGGCCCCCCGATGCCCTGGAGCCCCCCTTGGAGCCCCCCCTGGAGCCCCCCCCGGCCAAGCTGCCCCGCGCCGACCCCCGCGGGCTGTTCGTGCAGGCCCTGCCCTCCAGCTGa
- the PSPN gene encoding persephin, giving the protein MARPVRSCSFLLLLLLLLLLLLPGPCRAPPAAPAPPCGLRSVSVGVGALGLGYPSPETVVFRYCGGGCPAPPTLHGLALGAVLGPGGPGGGPCCRPTRYEDVVFLDSGLRWQRLPRLSAGACACLG; this is encoded by the coding sequence aTGGCGAGGCCGGTGcgctcctgctccttcctcctcctcctcctcctcctcctgctgctgctgctgcccgggcCCTGCCGCGCCCCCCCCGCGGCCCCCGCCCCCCCCTGCGGGCTGCGCAGCGTCTCGGTGGGGGTGGgggcgctggggctggggtACCCCTCCCCCGAGACCGTGGTGTTCCGCTACTGCGGGGGGGGCTGCCCCGCGCCCCCCACCCTGCACGGGCTGGCGCTGGGGGCCGTGCTGGGCCcgggggggcccggggggggcCCGTGCTGCCGCCCCACCCGCTACGAGGACGTGGTGTTCCTGGACTCGGGGCTGCGCTGGCAGCGGCTGCCGCGGCTCTCGGCGGGGGCCTGCGCCTGCCTGGGGTGA